The Leadbettera azotonutricia ZAS-9 genome has a window encoding:
- the rpsS gene encoding 30S ribosomal protein S19 — MSRSIKKGPFIEKSLYKKVLDMSKSGERKMIKTYSRCSTIIPEMVGGTISVYNGKTWIPVYITENLVGHKLGEFSPTRIFRGHGGSDKKAAAK; from the coding sequence GTGTCAAGGTCCATAAAGAAGGGGCCCTTCATTGAGAAGAGCCTCTACAAAAAAGTACTGGATATGAGCAAGTCCGGGGAAAGGAAGATGATTAAAACCTATTCCCGTTGTTCAACTATCATTCCCGAAATGGTCGGAGGGACTATCTCGGTGTATAACGGAAAAACCTGGATTCCCGTGTATATCACGGAAAATCTTGTCGGCCATAAATTGGGCGAATTCTCACCGACCCGGATATTCCGGGGACATGGCGGTTCGGACAAAAAGGCTGCAGCGAAGTAA